One Candidatus Thermoplasmatota archaeon genomic window, AGCGTACTCACCAGACGCTGGATTACGTGGGGCTTGAAGAGGAGCGATACCGGGAAATAGAGAGTTACTCTACAGGCATGAAACAGAGAGTTAAACTGGCTCAGGCTATCGTGCACGACCCCATGGTTATCTTCCTTGACGAGCCAACGAACGGAATGGATCCCGAGGGAAGGGAAGAAATGCTTTCGCTTCTCAGGGGCATTGCTTCCATAGGCAAAAGCATCGTTCTCAGTTCACATCTGCTTCCCGATGTGGAGTTTGTGTGCGAGGATGCAATCATCATCAACAACGGAGAACTGGTCGAGCAGGGAAAGGTGAAAGAGCTGCTGGGATTGCAGACATTGAGGGTAAAAATACGCGGCGACGAGAAAGGCTTTGTGAACGTCCTTCGGGAAAAAGAATGCAATGTGTCCGGCACCGGCAGCGAGCTTGTGGTTGAAGGAGATGACATCACTCATAAAGTATGGGATGCAGCACTGGATGCAAACGTACAGATCCGCTATATGGGCTTCCGTTCCCGATCGCTGGAAGAACTGTTCCTTGACATCGTGGAGGGAAACAATGGGAATTGATTTTCAGAAATACAGGTCATGGGACGGCATGCATTCAAACATGGGTCAGAGGGTGCTTACCATTGTGAAGAAAGGGGCAGTGCTGGCATTCAAATCAAAATGGGTCATTGCCCTGATTATTCTGACATACTTCTTTGGCGTGGTAACAAGACTTGTGTCGATTATATTCATGCCGGTAAAGTTCGAGCCGGAATTTTTCCAGGGTTTCTTTGACGAGAGTCAGCTATGGTTTATTCTTATGT contains:
- a CDS encoding ABC transporter ATP-binding protein translates to MLFSTYGLSKSYGSFMALNDLTIDVEEGTVGLLGPNGAGKSTLLRILLGLIETSGGSYEILGNRKGRVALDMVGYMPEHDCLPPGLTAVGFVSYFGQLSGLPPDVAMERTHQTLDYVGLEEERYREIESYSTGMKQRVKLAQAIVHDPMVIFLDEPTNGMDPEGREEMLSLLRGIASIGKSIVLSSHLLPDVEFVCEDAIIINNGELVEQGKVKELLGLQTLRVKIRGDEKGFVNVLREKECNVSGTGSELVVEGDDITHKVWDAALDANVQIRYMGFRSRSLEELFLDIVEGNNGN